TgcaattgataaaaaagaactaCACTTCTACAATTTAGAATATCGCTTTTCATATAAACAAGGTATGACTGATGTTAAATTTATCCATTTTTAACTACCCGTAATACTATTATACTTTAATGACAAcgatttttgttttctctttcatcAAGCATTGTATTGAATAACTTATAGACGAAGAATGCTATTGCTGCTGTGCAAACTGGCTTTATCAATTCGATATATAAACAGTTTTCGCCATGCATGGCTAAGATCGTAAAGTTCAGCATCACAAAAAGTTGGAGGATCATGTTTTAAAAGTGAGTATAAGTACTTGTAATTTTAGACACTACATTTTAGCAGGGGCTTCATCGGCTTTCGCCTCAGCACTTCTCTTGGAGTCGGCAGTATCGCTTTCCGACTTTACTGCTTTTCCAACGTCATCAAAAAAGTTGTTAATTCCATGTCGCACACGTTCAATACCATAAACAATCTTGTGGTCGGCTTTACGAACGTCTTCTTTACCTTCGCGTTccattatttataatttcaGAGGAtgtacaaaaaattcaaggTTGGTCGTATTATCAAAACTTCGCAAATGTATAGGGACAAAAGCAATTAATAACTTTAATCTCACCTAGTGTTTAAGTGTGATAGAATGAGTATTTATCACCAGTTGTTTTGTTAAAGAATAAACCGCCGAAGCCGGGCGGCTGCTGTATATATAGTAAACATATCAGCGTCCCTACCGCCAACCCATGACGTAAGTCGGGTTATTAAGAAATGCGATCTcgtgaaataaaaaataagattgaaaataatggaaattggaagaaaaacCGAGAATTACAAGGGCGTTTTGTATGTACCTGATAAATGAATATGTTTAATCTATTTGACTCACATAAACGTTgtatttatgttttttttagtgtttatttattttttcgatTAGTGTATTTCACtaagtaaacaaattattatacgattttttattcacaTCGAATGATGCTGCAGGTACAAATCGAGCtatctaaaaaatattacttttCAGTACGCCTGAACCGCTTGCATAGTATATTAAGTTTTTGATTAATAGCATGTTGCATtccattcaaaaatttaatattttacataGTAAAACGATTTGAGACGGGAGATAGCTATACAGAACGTGAAGTCTGCAAATACATACATGCTAAATCATTGTTTTATTAGCATAATGTCTAAGTCTATAAGTTCGCTTACCGGAGTTTATGgtaagtattttttttcaggACTGCCTTGGGTCGCTTCTCAAATCACAGTATTCACACATAATCAATACAAAATAGTGAGCAAAACTTGTGCGCTTAACAGAGATAACAATTATAGAGTCTCAAGGATGAATAAAGTGGACTTTGAATGAATCAATTGTTCACCATATATATCTCAGCATTTGAAGGCTTTTTATCTTTCCACTGCAATATtctattgcttttttttgatagtTTAAGGCTGAAAAATCTTCATTACATCGGTTTTCTtgataaatttgttaattgtTGACATGAAAAGCTGCACCTGGCAACGCGTTGCCGTTTGTTTACCTCGTTGTTAGTTTCATTTACAATCAACACCACCACCATATACGAATAAAGAATACTGCCATAAAGGCGAGATTGAAAAATCTCTTAATTCGTGTTTTTTTCCGTTTACATGTCTCAACAATTAAGCTTTAATGCATCTTCAGCAAAGCCtgataaaagtttttcaaattacTTTTGGGTATGGTGTCTAAGCCAACGTGGATAGCTCATTATCTGCCAAAACTTTCGATTTTTGTGTTAAACACAACACCTTAACTAACATTCTTTATTAGGGTGCAAATGATGAGGGTTATCATGCTTTACTTTCGCGTTTTAGCGATGTGAAACACATTAATGAAGAGCTTCGGTCGTTTTATCATGAAAGGTGAGAAATTTGAGGTGAAGCAGGGTTTAACATGCTATGATCGTTTATTCTAACTTCAACCTTAGAGCGAACATTGAAGAAGATTATGCCAAGCGAATGGCAAAGTTGTCTCGAACAACCTTCAGTTCTTTGGAAACTGGTTGCCTCAAAGAATCAGTCCAAGTTATGAAAGCTGAAGTTGACAATATGGCAAAGTCTCATTTGCAGATTTCTCAGTTGCTTCAGGATGATGTCGAAAATGCGTTTACGCGGTACGCTGCCTCTTTAAAGgacaagaaaaagatgatCGTTTCGGGGATAGAAAAAGTTCATAAGGATAAACTCTCCAAGCATCAAGCTCTTGTTAAAGCTCAAGACAAATACCATTACTTGTGCAAGAAAGTAAATTACTATGTTTCTCAGCAAAACATGCTTTTCGGAAAGGAGCTAGAGAAGAACAATGCGAAATTAAACAAGACTCAGAATGCTATCACTGCTAGTTCTTCTGACTATCAATCAGCTGTAGCAGCTGTCAGAGATTCATACGCTCGTTGGACCAACGAATGGCGGTCAACCTGTGACAAACTTCAGGacattgaagaagaaagaagacATTTCCTGAAAAGCGTCATGTGGACATTTACACTACTTATCTCTCGTAGTTGCTTTAATGATGATCAAGCATGTGAACGAATTCGCAAAAATCTTGAACAGTGCAGTGTCTCTCAGGATGTTTTGGAATTTATTGACGCAAAATCTACAGGAACGGGAATTCCTCAACctccaaaattttatgaCTATTATAAGGGCGAGGTTCCCGATGATTCTGTAGAGTTG
This region of Schizosaccharomyces pombe strain 972h- genome assembly, chromosome: II genomic DNA includes:
- the tam11 gene encoding protein tam11, translated to MEREGKEDVRKADHKIVYGIERVRHGINNFFDDVGKAVKSESDTADSKRSAEAKADEAPAKM